Proteins encoded by one window of Centroberyx gerrardi isolate f3 chromosome 21, fCenGer3.hap1.cur.20231027, whole genome shotgun sequence:
- the LOC139918868 gene encoding fas apoptotic inhibitory molecule 1-like, with translation MLAGDLVAVWEVALSDGVYRVEFAHGTTTGKRVVYVNGQEVVRKDWMFKLVGKETFTVGGTQTRASINIEAISGFAYEYSLEVGGKSLEKFIDNRAKSTKTWLHKVDGDDCRIVLEKDTMDVWCNGQKMDTMGEFVDDGTETNFMVGEHECCIKAISSGKKKSGIVHYLLVDGEKIPALRQ, from the exons ATGCTGGCCGGAGACCTGGTGGCGGTGTGGGAGGTGGCGCTGAGCGACGGGGTTTACAGGGTTGAGTTCGCTCATGGCACCACCACCGGGAAGCGCGTTGTTTACGTCAATGGACAG GAGGTCGTCAGAAAAGACTGGATGTTCAAGCTGGTCGGAAAGGAAACCTTCACGGTCGGAGGCACGCAGACCAGAGCCAGCATAAACATCGAGGCCATCAGCGGCTTCGCCTACGAATACTCTCTGGAGGTCGGCGGCAAGAGCCTGGAGAAGTTCATCGACAACAGGGCCAAGTCCACCAAGACCTGGCTGCACAAAGTGGACGGAGACGACTGCAGGATCGTGCTCG AAAAGGACACAATGGACGTGTGGTGCAATGGACAGAAGATGGACACCATG GGTGAGTTTGTAGACGATGGCACAGAGACAAACTTCATGGTGGGGGAACACGAGTGCTGCATCAAGGCCATAAGCAGTGGGAAGAAAAAGAGCGGCATTGTGCACTATTTACTagtggatggagagaaaataCCAGCATTACGACAATAA
- the LOC139918866 gene encoding inhibin beta B chain yields MSSCLFQAALLVACVLSIRCTAAPGSETHTVSRDTCASCGVAQPEDPDSGRLNVDFLEAVKRHILSRLQMRERPNITHPVPKAAMVTALRKLHAGKVREDGRVEIPNLDGHPMSNEVLEETSEIISFAETDDLVTSKSSLFFLISNEGNQNMYVTQAMLWLYFKLLPAPLEVRPRRKVTVKVYYQEPGLGSKWNLVEKRVELKRSGWHTFALTDAVRLVFEKGDRRQNLDVRCEGCEAEGVVPVLLNHNDESRRPFLVVQARQADNKHRIRKRGLECDGSSSLCCRQQFYIDFRLIGWNDWIIAPSGYFGNYCEGNCPAYMAGVPGSASSFHTAVVNQYRMRGMSPGSMNSCCIPTKLSTMSMLYFDDEYNIVKRDVPNMIVEECGCA; encoded by the exons ATGAGTAGCTGTCTTTTCCAAGCGGCATTACTCGTGGCTTGCGTCCTCTCCATCCGCTGCACCGCTGCGCCCGGGAGCGAGACGCACACGGTGTCCCGGGATACCTGCGCGTCCTGCGGCGTCGCTCAGCCGGAGGACCCCGACTCGGGCCGGCTGAACGTGGACTTCCTGGAGGCCGTGAAGAGGCACATCCTGAGCAGGTTGCAGATGCGGGAGAGGCCCAACATCACGCACCCGGTGCCGAAGGCGGCCATGGTGACGGCGCTCCGCAAGCTGCACGCCGGCAAAGTGCGCGAGGACGGGAGGGTTGAAATCCCCAACCTGGACGGACACCCGATGAGCAACGAGGTCCTGGAGGAGACCTCGGAGATCATCAGCTTTGCAGAGACAG ATGACCTGGTGACGTCCAAGTCAAGCCTGTTCTTCCTGATCTCCAACGAGGGGAACCAGAACATGTACGTGACGCAGGCCATGCTCTGGCTCTACTTCAAGCTGCTGCCCGCTCCTCTGGAGGTGCGTCCGCGGCGGAAGGTGACGGTGAAGGTGTACTACCAGGAGCCCGGCCTGGGCAGCAAGTGGAACCTGGTGGAGAAGCGGGTGGAGCTGAAGCGCAGCGGCTGGCACACCTTCGCGCTGACCGACGCCGTCCGGTTGGTGTTCGAGAAGGGCGACCGGCGCCAGAACCTGGACGTGCGCTGCGAGGGCTGCGAGGCGGAGGGCGTCGTGCCCGTGCTGCTCAACCACAACGACGAGTCCCGCCGGCCCTTCCTGGTGGTGCAGGCGCGGCAGGCCGACAACAAGCACCGCATCCGCAAGCGGGGGCTGGAGTGcgacggcagcagcagcctgtgctgcCGCCAGCAGTTCTACATAGACTTCCGGCTCATCGGCTGGAACGACTGGATCATCGCGCCGTCGGGCTACTTTGGGAACTACTGCGAGGGGAACTGCCCGGCCTACATGGCGGGCGTGCCCGGTTCGGCCTCGTCCTTCCACACGGCCGTGGTGAACCAGTACCGCATGAGAGGGATGAGCCCGGGCTCCATGAACTCCTGCTGCATTCCCACCAAGCTCAGCACCATGTCCATGCTCTACTTCGACGACGAGTACAACATCGTCAAGCGGGACGTTCCCAACATGATCGTGGAGGAGTGTGGCTGTGCTTGA
- the LOC139918861 gene encoding ras-related protein ralB-B-like, whose amino-acid sequence MASGKNKNQTSLVLHKVIMVGSGGVGKSALTLQFMYDEFVEDYEPTKADSYRKKVVLDGEEVQIDILDTAGQEDYAAIRDNYFRSGEGFLLVFSITEHESFTATSEFREQILRVKEEDGIPLLLVGNKSDLEERRQVSADEAAGRAGEWGVQYVETSAKTRANVDKVFFDLMREVRKKKMSESKDKNGPSGKKKKQRCCIL is encoded by the exons ATGGCCTCCGGCAAGAACAAGAACCAGACCTCCCTGGTTCTGCACAAGGTGATCATGGTGGGCAGCGGCGGCGTGGGCAAGTCCGCCCTCACCCTGCAGTTCATGTACGACGAG TTCGTGGAGGACTACGAGCCCACCAAGGCGGACAGCTACAGGAAGAAGGTGGTGCTGGACGGGGAGGAGGTGCAGATCGACATCCTGGACACGGCGGGCCAGGAGGACTACGCCGCCATCAGAGACAACTACTTCCGCAGCGGAGAGGGCTTCCTGCTGGTCTTCTCCATCACGGAGCACGAGTCCTTCACCGCCACCTCCGAGTTCAG ggagcaGATCCTgcgggtgaaggaggaggacgGGATCCCTCTGCTGCTGGTGGGGAACAAGTCGGACCTGGAGGAGCGGCGGCAGGTTTCTGCTGACGAGGCGGCGGGCCGGGCGGGGGAGTGGGGGGTGCAGTACGTGGAGACCTCCGCCAAGACACGGGCCAACGTCGACAAG GTTTTCTTCGACCTCATGCGGGAAGTCCGGAAGAAGAAAATGTCAGAGAGCAAGGACAAAAACGGGCCGAgcgggaagaagaagaagcagcgcTGCTGCATACTTTAA